The sequence TGGGATGATATGTGAGAATATGTAACCTAAAAATGTGAATAATGGATAACCAGGTGGATGAGCAACACCAAATTGATGTGCAACTACAATAAGTTCACCAGCATCACCTCCTGATACTGATGGATATTGTGTCATTGAATATATAATCGTACAtgatatgaataataatacaatacaTGCTATTGtactcttttttaaaattttaaaacatctatctttttgttgttgtaattgagtATCTTCCCTCTCTATTATTCCATCATTCCAATTCATAAAATCTTTTGCCATATtcattgttgttgatgatacattattattaacattaataatattattattattattatttcgattatttacatttctatttacattattattattattattattattattactattattattattattattattattattattattattattactattactattactattactattattattattattttttctatttcttGTATTTGACAGTGTGGGTGAAttgttcattttttttatttttttatttttttattattctttttttaaaaaaaaaagaataataaaaaaaaaatatatgaataaaaaaaagaatattatataaaaaaaaagtaagaaaaaaaaaaaattagaaaaaaaagtgCAAAAGGGGTTCTAtttataaagttttttttttaaaaaaaaaaaaaaaaaaaaaaaaaaaaaatcttgaaaaaattttcatcaaaaaTTTAGTGGTATTGGCTTTTTTtggctttttaaaaatatacacaaataaaataaaataaaataaaataaaataaaataaaataaaataaaataaaataaaataaaataaaataaaataaaataatataaaataatatagaatttaatcaaaaaaatgaaataaattaaaatgaaataatataaaataaaaataatataatataaataataaaaataaaaataaaaatacaataaaaaatagaacaaaaaaacacttaaaaataaaaatagaataaaaaaaacacttaaaaataaaaaactaaacaatattcccaaataaaaaaaaaataaaaaaaaataaaaaaaaagtaaaaaaaaatttttatcaattttttatttttttttttattttttatttttttttttcgtttttcatttattgcAAGCTCTCAAAGAATAATCATTGatcatattatttaattttctttttcatacaaaataatcaaacacAAGCACTATCACAAGCATAAGCATACACACACaatatagtaatagtagtaataataaaaataataaaaaatgatcaatCCATTAAATAAACCAGTTTTAGGTACTAGATTAATGAATTCAGTATTCTTTCCAAATATTAAACTTCAAGTAATTAGAAATAGTGGCAAAACTTTTGAAAATACTAATAAAATTATGTTCAAAACCGATTGTTCAGTTGGTAAAACTGATATTAAAACATATATGAAAGCTTTGTATGATGTAAATGTGGATAAAGTTAATACAATCAATGTTCAAGGtagaattaaatcaaaaactaAAGGTCTTCAAAAAcgttcaaaattaaattctaaatatAAAACTCCTGATTATAAAAAAGCAATCATCACTGTAGATCCATCTTTAAGAGCTCAATTATCAAGaggaaagaattaaaattaaaaaaaaataaaaataaaaaattaaaaaataaaaaattaaaaaataaaaataataataaaaaaaaagtataaaataaaatattaaaaaatattattaaaaaaaaaaaaaaaaaaaaacccaaaattattattttctttttttttttttttttaatttttagataaagaaaaaaaaaaaaaaaaaaaaatgataattaaattttttatgattttctaaaaataatcacaaattcaataaaatggaaaaggaaaaaaaaaaaaaaaaacaattataactCGATTACCATTCTTACTTtgacaattattaattattaattatttttattttatttttttttatttttttttttttttgaaaaatcaaaagattattttaaaaaataaaaatttcaacaaaaaaaaaaaaaaaattaaaattaaaataaaaaaaaaaaaaataaaaatccaaCATAACGACCAAACAAcaccattaatatttttattctgtaaataaatcaaataccatccactgaaaataataataaaataattttttaactttatatatatatatttatatttataaattttatttttcattgtattattacaaaaacaattttaataaaattaattcccttttttttttttttcacacacacacaaataaattaaattaaataaataaaattttttttatttttaaaaacaaaaaaaaaaaaaaaaaattcatacaCTCATACATTCAAAAAACAtacatacacacacacacacacacacacacacaaataaattaaaaacaaatcaaatatatttaataatgtatagtaataaaaatgataaagataaagataaggatcaaaataatgaaaataataaaaataatgatgatgaagcaATTAGTTTAAAGATATTAGTTGTTGGAAAATTAGCATGTGGTAAAACTAGTATTATTCAAAGATATTGtcataataattttcaacCAAAGTATAAACCAACGATCGGTGTAGATTTCCAACAAAAGGTATTAGAGATTATGGGACAAAAGGTGTTACTTCAATTGTGGGATATAGCAGGCCAAGAAAGATTTGGACATATGACAAGAGTATATTTCCAAAATGCGCATGGTGCAGTGATTGTTTTCGATGCAACTAGAAGTGGGACTTTTTTAGGCGCAAAAGCATGGAAAGACGACATTGACTACTGTTTCAATAACGAAAATTTACCAACGATCCTACTTGCAAATAAATGTGATTTACTCACACCACCTTACACTTTTCCAGAGGATATAAACACATTTTGCGAACAAAacagatttaataaatacttTTATACTTCTGCAAAAGAAGATACTGGTATCAATGAAGCTTTAGAAGAATTggttaaaatcattttagaATCTTATCAAACTCAAGAACAATCAACTGGTTTTAAATTAAGTGATCAATCTCAATCAACTGAAACAACACCAACTCAATCAAAAACttgttgttaaaaaaaaaaaaaaaaaaaaaaaaaaaataataataataaaaaaaaaaaataaaaataaaaataaataattaaaaaattataaattattattattttatttgtttttaattttcattttatattagatgatttattataaaatgattttaggTGAGATGAATGATTtgttatctttaattttttttattttcaaaaaagaaCAATTACACCTCTTTTGGATACAgctttttaaaagttttttttttttctatttatcaattaataaatgtatTAATTATAGAATTATAGCGccatacacacacacacacacacaaacacATCATTGGAAGCAGGAAGGATCGAGGGAAGGAAGGAAATGGCAATAGTGGGGGAAAATCGTTCACCAATACATATTGAATTTTGAAAGTCAAAATTTTAACAAAGCTGTTCCTTTGTTAGGATGATATATTAATACTaagattgaaaatatttagatCACTTGGCATTGGATTGATTTTACTAATAACAAacatttatttgtttaaaatttttttttttttctatttatatatatttatttttattattattaattagttttttgttatttaattttattaatcaaaatggagctcttttttattttttattttttttttatttttgcgAACcaacctatttttttttttttttttttttttttttttattaaatatataaaatcttttttattaatctttttttaaaaaaaaaaaaaaaaaaaaatcaaccagaatttgaaaaattattagaaaaaaagtTACCTTTGTTATTTGAGGAGATTAATAAAAAGTTGGGGTGTgtctttaaataatcaaaaaaaaaaaaaaaattctcaACAGCCACCTTTCACCAAAATCgaaatatcttttatttttcgTTGAAAAATAAAGAGTTTTTAAATGAGTTtttatggtttttttttttttctttaaatataaagaatTTTCTATAcacatataatttttattattttatttttagatttttagatttttttttttttttctacaatttttaaacaaaatttttattattataatttataatgtAAAATTACCTGATCTTTGTATGGAAGTTCATCGGCATCATCATCGGCATCATAATCTTCATAATCGatcatattaatttcattttctaaaGAGAATACAgcttttgaatattttaattcagtaatttgttgattttcatttattattgattcaaAAATTGATGTATAATCTTGATGATTATAATAACctaaatctaaaattgattcagtgtaaatataattttgaatagttttattatgatccacaatatatttaaataattgtggTGTATTTAAACCCATAattgaaatcttttttaaagtatttattggtgaaattaatgaaCCACCCAATTCTTGAATGAAACAGTCTGgataaataattgaatttggtttAGTAGTAGTACTACTgcgatttaattgattgaattgcaTAATCTCTAAACCATCCATACAATCTTGATGTAAATGTAAACATTCAATAGAAGAATTCTTTAAAAGTTCACATAAAACTTTCCAATCATTTGAAAACTTATTAATTTCTCTATTTAAATCATCTTGGATTTCTTTTTCCTCTTCTTGATGatcaacaaaatttaaattataactttgttgtttttcatcatcaatatcaataccACCCGATGTACAATTTAAACTTTtcttataatttatatttgatttataaaataataaacaattacaagtacatttttcaataataatattatcatcatctatCATTTTATCTTGAAGAAAtggtaattgttgttgttgttgttgttgttgttgtttttgttgagtttcatttaattttacaatataatataaaagttTATCAAAACATATactaaatgataataattttatatttggtgaagattttataattgttgaaatatttgataaCCGTAATTCTATACCATAGATATCAAAAtatgaaatatttttaaaataaccattatttgataaactATACCATGGGAATACACTCATTGGTGATTCATGagcaacaattaataattgacgAATTGATGGtaaccaatttttaaaagtttcaaataataattcttttgatAAAGTATTTACAACATTTAATGAGAAAACTTTTGAAatctttgattttaattccaTTAATCTTTccattgaatttgatttattaatttcaacttctaataattcaatattacctttaaattcaatatcttttaaaaaatttaaattatcattattaattattctattattatagtGGTAATTATCGGAattgttattaaaattatttatatttgtaattgaatttgtaGTTGTATCACtattaccatcaccatcaccatcaccatcaccattattattattattattattattattattattattattattattattattattattattattattattattattattattattattattattattattattattattattattattgtttgtttcaattttgaaatttccttctatattaatattactatagCTGCTATTATTACTAGTATCAATAGTACcatcaatatcatttataactttactaatattaatatttctaattaataattgttttaaatttggtaattgttttattttttcattaatttcattaattgttaatttaaattcatttccttttataaatttataaaaataattattttgatgATTATAGTGAatttttagtatttttaCATTGGTTgctttaataattgaataataactattattGATAGAATTAAAGTTGAAATCAACAGATACATTTAAATAgtttgaaataatttgaaacCATTGATGAGAAACTAatgatatattaattattaatctcTTTATTAATGATTCATTCTCTCTATATTCTAATATCTTGGGAAAATTACAATTGACAactaattgtttattattaaaatctataTGTTCacataataattgaattatccttttttgtaaataatttggtaatgaatttaaaactaatattttaccattatccattttttttttttttttttttttttttttttttatgatttggatttagattattattattttttttaattgtacaagtgtttatatttatataattataacatataattaattttttttaaaatttattttttttatttaattttttttttaattttttttttttaaaattagaattttttttttttttttttttttatcagaGACACTAAACGAAACAAAAAAGCAGTTTTTTTAAACTCCAAAAAATCTTTCGTGCATAGGTATGAAAACAATTATTGTCtgttagttttttattttttttttattttttttatttttgaaatgaCACTATTTCCCCCCCTCGCACACCACACGCCACTATAGATTTCACTCGGGATctagattttttattttttttttttatttttcatttttttttttatttttttatttttttatttttttattttttatttttttttatttttatttttattttttttttttttttatttttttgtaacttcttttatttcaaaatttttaattgttttatttttactatctgataatatttttttaacttttaaaaaacttcTTTCTAAATGTGGatagtaataaaatattctAAAATCTTCTAGAGttttattagatttaaaaaaactatcaaatattttaaaatcttctggaattaattgaactaaaactttattatgatattttaatgttttaatatttttattttcattacaaTGTTGAATTACAGCAATAAAACTATCATTACTACAAGAGattgtatttaaaaattttaaattaaaaagttgatttaattgatttgattctttaattacaaaaaattcTAAtccaatatattttaaattataattttttaaacaaatttcatttaaaaatttattttgttcatTTATATCCCCCTCCTccttttttgaattattattattataaaaattaaaatttttaattaccaatttctttaatttaaaattattattttcaattctatttaatataaaaccattattatcattatcattatcattattttgattattattattattatctaaaatgattttaaatgattttatatttgtttcagagaatactttttttattaatgaatttggtgtttcaatatttttaaaataaattgatttaattgatttacaatttaaaatattatctaaattatagaaattattttgaatttgatgatttgGTGTactgattattaatttctttggaTTATAATGTGAtagaaattcaaatgaaaatttaaagtaTATAGATTCTTCATAAGGTGAGTTTGAATATAATTGATGTTCTTGTGAACTTGAAATTGGTCCGaaataaaaccaattaatgtataactttttaatatagattttacaaattttattataatcaactaaatcattataatattgataagATGGGAAATAAGCAAATTTTGATGATTCtgaataaattctttttaaatttttaaaattattaattaaataattatattcagatctttttaattctttatcattattactatcattattttcattattgttattcttattattattattatcataaaatattacaagttgttcaatttctttaaattgtaataattttcttttcattaattggtttaatatTTGTGTAGGTCTATTGATTGAAagttttgaattttcaatataactttttattgaattaaaagTCATCTTAACCATTAtacaatcattatcaaatgttaaaagattttgtattattgaaaaacatGCCTTTGAAATTAAACTATATTCTAAAActtgtttaaatttatttttatttaataaatataaaaatatattttttaaaattaaattacttaaaactttcattttataataaaaaaatttgtttataaaaaaaaacaaaaaactaaCGTGAAAGTGATTGtttgtgtgtttttttttttttttttaaaaatttaaaaaaaaataaaaaaaaaatattcaaagaaAATATCTTTTGGGTTTGTGtgaaaaaagattaaaagatattttgttttttattttttttttacaactttacaatgtttttttatttatttatattttttttttttttttttttttttatttattttttaaatgtttaaattaaattttttattatttctttaatttataaaattgatggataataataccacaaaattaaaaaaatgtttttgaaatatttattttacttaTTGTCACAATGGTGGttttatagtaataattttacagCATTAAAAGTGGATTGTTATTatgttggtgatgatattgtggaattgtttgattttgaatatgGTATTGCATTTGATCGTTACCTCTATAAAATCCTTGAGTTTCTTGAATAAATGATTGAGGATATGGTTGGAttgaaatttgttgttgttgaatttgttgaacttgttgttgtggcattgaattattaattattggaGTTGACATTGGAATTGGAGATGATAAAGGAGAAGAAGTTGGTGTTACCATTGtcgattgttgttgttgatttgtatttgatgatgatgtcgttattgaattattattattattattattattattaacatttgttgaatttaattgtGACCATCTTGATTTGCATTCTAAAGCAGTTCTTGGAATTTTGGTAGTTTTAGCTCTTGCTAAATGTTTAGAAACTTGTTGAAAAGagattttttcattattttgggtcattaatttaatttttttagtcAAGATATCATCTTCCAATTGATTCCATTCAGTTTGTCTTGACATTATGGCTTTAAAGTATTGATAACGACATTGAATATCTGTACgagttttaatttcaattgcaaCATTTTTCCAACTTTGACCATGTTTATCAACCAATT comes from Dictyostelium discoideum AX4 chromosome 2 chromosome, whole genome shotgun sequence and encodes:
- the rab32C gene encoding Rab GTPase, producing MYSNKNDKDKDKDQNNENNKNNDDEAISLKILVVGKLACGKTSIIQRYCHNNFQPKYKPTIGVDFQQKVLEIMGQKVLLQLWDIAGQERFGHMTRVYFQNAHGAVIVFDATRSGTFLGAKAWKDDIDYCFNNENLPTILLANKCDLLTPPYTFPEDINTFCEQNRFNKYFYTSAKEDTGINEALEELVKIILESYQTQEQSTGFKLSDQSQSTETTPTQSKTCC